AGTCCAGCGTGCCCTTGGTCGCAATGATCGACATCGCCGGAATCTGCGACTCCTCGATCGCCTCCAGCTTCGAAGGCAGCAGTTCGTCCAGCTTCTGGTTCAGCCACTGGTCCATCTGTTCGTTCGGTTCGCTCATGGCAGGCTCCTCATGTGTCAGGTTCAGCGGGAGATCGGATCGGGGGGCTCAGTAGCCGAACTCGCCCACCCAGGCTCCGGAACGGAAATCGAGTTTCAGCCAGCGCGGCACCAGCGCCGCGCCGCGCACCGCCGGCAGGTCGGTCAGCGGCGGGGCGTCGCCGGCATCCGCTACGCTGCAGTGCTCGGTGACCACTGGCCGGAAGGAGAGTGACAGGTGCTCGCTCAGCAACAGGGGCTCGAACTGGCGTCCGGCCGCTACAGGCCGCCCGCCCGGATGAAAGCGCACCTGCTTTCGCACCAGACAACTGAAGTAGAGTTCCATTTCCACCTCCAGTGGCGTCTCCAGCCGCTCCATGGCGCGCCAGGCGGCGCGCGTGACGTGCAGGCGCAGCGGGCGCCCCAGGTATCGCACCCAGGACTCGCCGGGGCCGGAAAGCCAGCCGGATTCTGGGTGGGCGGGCGCGTGTTCCGTGGCAGTGGCGGTCATGACATCCAGGGCTCCGGGCAAGTGGCAGCAGGGGATGAAAACATACTGGTTGGTATGTAAACTTAGCGGCAATCCCCCTGCAAAGTCAAGTATATTAGTAAATATTCATATGTTACTGTTTTAGTGCTGATTTCCGGCGGAAGCCATTCGCGGCTGCCCGAATGGTCCCCTGAACGGCCTCGGGTTTCCGGCGTATCATGGTCGGCAAATCCCCGCAGTTGCAGTCGCACAAGGAACCCAGTCAGCCATGAATGAGCCGCTGTTCGCACCCTTGCATCCACCGGGCCGCCCGCGCGGTGAACGCAAGCCCGATCTGACCCGGCGCGCCATCCTGGAGGCGGCGTTCAACGAAATCTATCGCAACGGATTCCAGGGCACCCGTCTCGACAACATCCTGCGTGCCACCGATCTCACCAAGGGCGCCCTCTATCACCACTTCCCCAACAAGCGGGCGCTGGGATACGCCGTGGTCGAGGAGGTCATCCATGGGTTCATCGAGTCGCTGTGGCTGGCGCCCCTGCGCAGCGCCGAGGATCCGCTGGCGAAACTCGTCGATACCATCCAGCACGTCTGCGACCTGGTCGGGGAACAGCTCATCACCCTCGGCTGCCCGCTGAACAATCTGGCACAGGAAATGTCGCCGCTGGACGAGGGTTTCCGCGAACGCATCGACCGGGTCTATCGGGCCTGGCACGATGGTATCGTCGCGGCTCTGGAAGCGGCGCGGCGTCAGGGTCGCCTGCGTGAGGATGTGGATACCGACCAGGCGGCCACCTTCATTCTCGCATCGCTGTCAGGCTGTGTCGGCATGGCCAAGAACGCCCAGAGCGGCCTGCAGCTCAAGCGCTGCAATCAGGGATTGATCGATTATATCCAGACGCTGCGCAAACAGGACTGACAAGGAACCTTAGATGAATCTTCGTTTCGCGGAAGGGATCGTCCGCTGGCGCATCATGGTGCTGCTGCTGTTCACCGGCCTGGCGCTGGCCATCGCCACCGGTGCCGTCCGGCTCCACTTCACCACCGACTACCGGGTGTTCTTCAGCGAGGACAACCCCCAGCTCCAGGCCTTCGAGGCCATTCAGAACACCTACACCAAGAACGACAACGTGCTGTTCGTGATAGCGCCGCATGGTGGCGAGGTGTTCACGCGCGACACGCTGGCGGCCGTCGAGTGGCTTACCGAGCAGTCCTGGCAGATCCCTTATTCGATCCGGGTGGATTCGGTCACCAACTTCCAGAACACCTACGCCGAGGGCGAGGATGAACTGGTGGTGGAAGACCTGGTTGATGGCGCAGAGCACCTCACGGATGAGGATCTGGCGCGGGTACGCGCGATCGCGCTCTCGGAACCGCTGCTGGTCAATCGCCTGATTTCGCCGAGCGCCCATGCCACCGGCGTCAATGTCACCATCCAGCTGCCGGGTGTCGACCAGGAGGCCGAAGTACCCGAGGTGGTGGCCCATGCGCGCATGTTGCGGGAGCGGCTTCTGGAGCGGTACCCGGACCTGCGGGTCGAGCTGACCGGCATGATCCTGATGAACAATGCCTTCTCGGAAGAGACGCGCAACGACATGCAGACCCTGGTGCCGATCATGTTCGGGGTCATCTTCGTCACCCTGATGCTGCTGTTGCGCTCGCTTACCGCCACCCTTGCCACCTTCGTGGTCATCGTGCTGTCCATCATTACGGCCATGGGCCTTACCGGCTGGCTGGGCATTGCATTGACGCCGCCCTCGGCCACTGCGCCCACCATCATCACCACCCTGGCGGTGGCCAATGGTGTGCATGTGCTGGTGAATTTCCTGCACCAGATGCGCAAGGGTGTTGACAAGCGGGCCGCCATGGTCGAGAGCCTGCGCATCAACCTTCAGCCGATCTTCCTCACCACCCTGACCACTGCGATCGGCTTTCTCAGCATGAACTTTTCTGACGCTCCCCCCTTCCGGGACCTGGGCAACATCGTCGCCATGGGGGTACTTGCGGCCTTCGTGTATTCGGTCACGGTGCTGCCGGCGCTGATGCTGCTGTTGCCGGTGCGGGTGCGCATTCATCCCGAGGGCCATGTGCATTTCATGGATCGTTTTGCGGAGTTCGTGGTGCGGCAACAGAAGCCCCTGCTGTGGGGCATGGGTATCGCCACCCTGATAATCATCTCCTTCATCCCGCGCAACGAGCTGAACGATGAATTCGTGAAATATTTTGACGAGACCATCGATTTCCGGCGCGCATCGGACTTTGCCACCGCCAACCTGACCGGAATCTACACCATCCACTATTCACTGCCGGCCGGGGAAACGGGGGGTATCAGTCGCCCCGACTATCTGCGGAAACTGGATCGCTTCGCGCAATGGCTGCGCGGCCAGCCGGAGGTGATCCACGTCAATACCTTTTCCGACATCATGAAGCGGCTGAATCGCAACTTGCATGGGGACGATCCGGCCTGGTACCGGTTGCCGGACGACCGGGAACTCGCCGCGCAATACCTGTTGCTGTACGAGATGTCGCTGCCCTACGGGCTGGACCTGAACAATCAGGTGAACATCGACAAGTCGGCGACCCAGCTCACGGTGACCCTGCAGAATCTGTCCACCAACCAGCTTCTGGGACTGGAACAGCGGGTGCAGGATTGGTTTGCGCGCGAGGCCCCCGATCTGCGCACTGACGGCGCCAGTCCCGCGATCATGTTTGCGCACATCGGCCGCCGCAACATTCACAGCATGCTGCTGGGCACAACCTTTGCGCTGGTGCTCATATCAGGCATCCTGATTCTGGCCCTGCGTTCGCTCAAGATCGGCCTGGTCAGCCTGATTCCCAACCTGGTTCCGGCAGCGCTGGCGTTTGGTCTGTGGGGGCTGTTCGTGGGCAGGGTAGGGCTGGCGCTGTCGGTGGTCACCGGCATGACGCTGGGCATCGTGGTCGACGATACGGTGCACTTCCTGAGCAAGTATCTTCGCGCGCGTCGGGAGCAGGGCATCGACGCCGTCGACGCCGTGCGCTATGCCTTCCATACGGTCGGCATGGCCCTGTGGGTGACTTCCTTCGT
Above is a genomic segment from Thiohalobacter sp. containing:
- a CDS encoding TetR/AcrR family transcriptional regulator gives rise to the protein MNEPLFAPLHPPGRPRGERKPDLTRRAILEAAFNEIYRNGFQGTRLDNILRATDLTKGALYHHFPNKRALGYAVVEEVIHGFIESLWLAPLRSAEDPLAKLVDTIQHVCDLVGEQLITLGCPLNNLAQEMSPLDEGFRERIDRVYRAWHDGIVAALEAARRQGRLREDVDTDQAATFILASLSGCVGMAKNAQSGLQLKRCNQGLIDYIQTLRKQD
- a CDS encoding efflux RND transporter permease subunit — encoded protein: MNLRFAEGIVRWRIMVLLLFTGLALAIATGAVRLHFTTDYRVFFSEDNPQLQAFEAIQNTYTKNDNVLFVIAPHGGEVFTRDTLAAVEWLTEQSWQIPYSIRVDSVTNFQNTYAEGEDELVVEDLVDGAEHLTDEDLARVRAIALSEPLLVNRLISPSAHATGVNVTIQLPGVDQEAEVPEVVAHARMLRERLLERYPDLRVELTGMILMNNAFSEETRNDMQTLVPIMFGVIFVTLMLLLRSLTATLATFVVIVLSIITAMGLTGWLGIALTPPSATAPTIITTLAVANGVHVLVNFLHQMRKGVDKRAAMVESLRINLQPIFLTTLTTAIGFLSMNFSDAPPFRDLGNIVAMGVLAAFVYSVTVLPALMLLLPVRVRIHPEGHVHFMDRFAEFVVRQQKPLLWGMGIATLIIISFIPRNELNDEFVKYFDETIDFRRASDFATANLTGIYTIHYSLPAGETGGISRPDYLRKLDRFAQWLRGQPEVIHVNTFSDIMKRLNRNLHGDDPAWYRLPDDRELAAQYLLLYEMSLPYGLDLNNQVNIDKSATQLTVTLQNLSTNQLLGLEQRVQDWFAREAPDLRTDGASPAIMFAHIGRRNIHSMLLGTTFALVLISGILILALRSLKIGLVSLIPNLVPAALAFGLWGLFVGRVGLALSVVTGMTLGIVVDDTVHFLSKYLRARREQGIDAVDAVRYAFHTVGMALWVTSFVLAAGFFVLSRSSFELNSGMGLLTSLTILLALAADFLLLPTLLMRVDRARHS